From Mytilus galloprovincialis chromosome 9, xbMytGall1.hap1.1, whole genome shotgun sequence, the proteins below share one genomic window:
- the LOC143046954 gene encoding uncharacterized protein LOC143046954 yields MEEIDDVQVHKVDSMSSTTCLVKSKGVYTTQQMADCKIHMQNVYCNGNNNRIIFRLKNRYLQWICHNLKDNLGKPYFRVISRITCVKPFVCEENATTAFDKPESITYIYTSTTTPLHAGVSRPDNYAIIICNCVLFLLVLLVVIALYLKHFRQRKTDTTLNARTSSTREEPTSSTSQSPRISNYEQISEVIISRPFHITNETYSDTCVLE; encoded by the exons ATGGAAGAAATAGATGATGTGCAAGTACACAAAGTGGATAGCATGTCAAGTACGACTTGTCTTGTCAAATCAAAAGGTGTGTACACAACACAGCAGATGGCAGATTGCAAGATACACATGCAGAATGTGTATTGTAACGGCAATAATAACCGCATCATATTCCGATTAA AAAACAGATATTTACAATGGATTTGTCATAATTTGAAAGATAATCTAGGTAAACCCTACTTCAGAGTGATATCACGAATAACTTGCG TAAAACCTTTTGTTTGTGAAGAAAATGCCACCACTGCGTTCGATAAGCCAGAAAGCATCACATACATATACACATCAACAACAACACCTTTACATGCTGGGGTGTCAAGACCAG ATAACTACGCCATAATAATTTGCAACTGTGTTCTATTTTTGCTGGTACTTCTTGTTGTGATCGCATTATACTTAAAGCATTTCAG GCAAAGAAAAACAGATACGACGCTCAATGCTCGGACATCATCCACAAGAGAGGAACCAACGTCATCAACCAGCCAGTCACCAAGGATATCAAATTACGAACAAATAAGTGAAGTTATAATTTCTCGACCATTTCATATTACAAATGAAACGTATAGTGACACATGTGTTCTTGAATGA